GAGTTTCCTGCTTTGGCATTCATAATAACCAACAAACCCTTATTTTGTATTCCAGATTTGTGATTAGAGGCAATCATATTAATGGGTTTAATGTCCACGTTTACATCAAAGTTTTCCAGTAGACTATAAGCATTGGCCAAAAGAGCTTTGGCGACCTCACCCTTTAAATGCGCTTGTCTACCGGCTTCCATTTCAAATGTGTCATATATTCCAAAAGTATTTTCATCTATTTGAAAAGCAAACCAAGATATTGTTTCAGGCTCTTGAAGTACTAGTGGTAATCCACTAAGTAGAAAATCTTTAACAGCTTCAGCTTTGCCTGCTTTGGATTTCATGATAACTAATAGCCCAATGGTTTCTTTTTTTGTGTTTGTCATAATACTACTTTTTTTGGTTTTAGGAAATAGTTGAATTGAAAACCCTAGAAGCAATACAAAGACTGCCAGTTTAAAAGGAATTCTTGTTTTCATGTTTTTCAATGTTTTGTTACAGTGCAAATATGTTGTAAAAGAGAAAATCTTGGAATGGATACCTGTAACTAATGCATGGACGATTTTACACAAATGAAAACAAGTGTAAACACTTTGGCATAAATTTACCGAAATGCTCCGAATGACAATTCAACCAAGGTTTATGCCATTTAATCAATCGTACTATTTTTTATAATTGGCCAGGTATTTATTAAAGATGAGTATTACTAATATTGAAAGTAGAATACCCATAAATAGTGCAGGTATTTGTATTATTTTTTTGTATCGTAAGTCATTTATTAATACTCCCCTATTGGGGAAATCAGAAACTATATTAATGGTATTTTTTGTATTTGCTTTCTCTATGTTTACCTCAGTTTTCTCTTCTTTTAATTTTTCTATTTCTTTGAACAGCTCTAATTCTGGGATTTTTTCTAATTTATTGTTATCTGCTAAATTAATATTCGTTGTTCCTTCAGGTTGTTGTGCTTCTATAACTCTTATTTCTTTATAAAGCGATTGTAATTTATCGATTTCCTCTAGCTGCTTATTTACAATAGTATCCCTAACTGCCAAATTATCATCATTGACCTTTTTCTGAAGCTTGAAATATTCATTGTTTTTTATAGAGGTTACTATCATTTTTTGGCATTGCTTTGCAATTTCAGGTGCCGTTGCTTCTATCTGAATTTTGTGATATTCTGCATTGATTCCATCAAAGTTCTTTAAGTAATCTTCATAGTTTATGTTCTTTCGTGTAACAGAATCCAAATCTTTAATAAACTCATTAAACTGTTTAATTTTTTGTACTCTATCTATTAATGGAGTTATTTTAATACTTGTTATATTTTTTGCTGTTGACTGAGGAATATGTAATACTTTTTCCAACTCTTCAATTTCTTCTTCCCTCACCAATTGATTGTAAAATTCAATATTATCATATAGTTGGCGTACGCTGTTAAAATTAGGCTGTACAATCATGGAAGACTTATATACGCGTAATGCATTATAATCTAAGTAACCGCCAAGCCCCATACCTAATATAGCCGCCAAGCAAAACTTAAAAAAATGAACTCTAAGGAAGAGGATACATAAAATAAAAAGGTGATATATGGCTTTTAAACTATTACTAATTCGGTTACAAAACGTATTAATTGCGTTTCCTATAAGTTTGAATAGTTGTCCTAAATCTATTTCTTCTGATGTGTTTTCTTTTGTATTCATAATATTGATTCAAACTGTAAGATGCCAGCTCAATGCCATGATTGAGAATAATCGTCGTCTTTAAATAATTCCCCGAGGCCATTGAATTGTTTAAGCCTTAGTACCTCATCTGCATCCATGCCCAATGCTTCCATAATTTTTGATGGCGCCCACTCATTAATCGATAATGTTTTTACCACCTCACTTATTTCTCCTATTTGATGTTTTCCCCTAGCCCTATTATGCCGTATGGTGGCTACTATTTGTTCTGTTTTGGGAAGGTCCAATATCACAACCGGTACTTTATGGTCTAATCTATTCTGCAATACTTTACTTTTTTTTATAAGTTTCCAACGATGGTATCCATCAATTAACCTATAGTGTTGTTGTTCTTTAGTTGAAACTATCAAAGGCAGCGTAATCCCATGGTCGAGCATGGAACGAAGTAGCAAATGCTTTTCTGGAGTGGCCATTTTATTGGGATTATAGCTATTTGGCAAAATAGTATTTATAGGCACCCACAACAGTTTCGAAACAGGCTCTTTATACTGATCAAATATTTCTGAAATCTGATTGATGAGGATTGATTTCCCTTCTTTAGAAATACTTTGACTTTTTTTTAAAATGTCCAGGATATCTTGCTTTATATTCTTGTCCATTGGGCTACCTTTTGGCATACAGGGTTTCATATGTCTTTTTGGTTTGGGTAAAGCCCAAGCTGCGGCACCACCAGTCGTTTTTGATGATACATTTACATATTCTTCTCCAAGAGGGTAGCTTTCCCGAATTTTCCAATTTTAAGTTGCCCTGGTCCGGGACTAGCTCAAAAGAAAATCCGTTGTTTTCCCACCATCTGAGAAAGGTTTTTATTTTCGCTGCATAATGGTTCCTGGTGATTTCTGGCATGGACTGTAGCAAAATATAGGTGTACCTTTTCCATGTTAGACCTTCAGGAAGTACTACTTTAATCCTTCCAAGAACAGCTGTTTTACCGTAATACGCACCAAAATTAACGCCATGTACTCGCCTTACCACCTTATTCCAGGTATCTGGCTCAATTTGGTGGTAGTAAGCCAAACTTTGACGCTGGTCATCACCATAGGGTTGGCAAATACGCATTTTATGAATGGACATTCCACATAAATAAAAATAGTCATAGAGTTTATTGTACTTTATTTTTTTCTTGCCTACATAACGCCAGATATCCTCAGTTCGCCAATCGTAAATAGGATATGAAAATACCAGGCTGTTCGATGCTTGGCTCATCCAGTTTATTCCGCGCCAACCGTTGGCGGTTACCGAAAAGAACCTGTTCAAACTTTCGTCCGATCGAATTCCCAATAAACATGTGGACAACTCGCCATTTGAAAACCAATTGCCCCATTGGTACACAAAATCTTCGAATTCCATTCCATAACGGAAAAAGGGATAATAGTCCAAGTCTGATACTACTTGAGGGTGCTGTGGCATAGGACGAATCCAGTCCTTGGATTGTTCTGGGTCCCAACAGCGCCAATGGGGCTGAAAAACACTCACCGAATTTCTCAGGTTCAATGGCAGACATACCCAATGTAGGTTGATTTCTTCTGGATTTAGTGCCACTTCTTCAATATGCTCAATGGTGGTACCGTATTGTCCTTCCAAATCAACAAATAGGACATCAAGTGGCAAGCGATTTTCAGATTTGGCTATTTCTAGGGCCAAATGTAGCATAACGGTGCTGTCCTTACCGCCACTAAAGGCTACATATATCTTTGAAAAGGTATTAAATATATCTTGCATGCGCTTTTTGGCTGCAGTATGAACATTCTCGTCTAAATAGGATTTAGGCATTCCAGACTTTTTTAATTGTTGAAATAGTTTTAGCTTATTTTAAATTATTTGTTTTAAAAATCTCCTAACAGTCGATCATTTGATCCGTATTGGATACCACTATTAAGATGTTCGGTATAGAAGCGGGACCATGCCCAAATGGTTTCATG
The nucleotide sequence above comes from Flagellimonas sp. HMM57. Encoded proteins:
- a CDS encoding DUF3440 domain-containing protein, giving the protein MPKSYLDENVHTAAKKRMQDIFNTFSKIYVAFSGGKDSTVMLHLALEIAKSENRLPLDVLFVDLEGQYGTTIEHIEEVALNPEEINLHWVCLPLNLRNSVSVFQPHWRCWDPEQSKDWIRPMPQHPQVVSDLDYYPFFRYGMEFEDFVYQWGNWFSNGELSTCLLGIRSDESLNRFFSVTANGWRGINWMSQASNSLVFSYPIYDWRTEDIWRYVGKKKIKYNKLYDYFYLCGMSIHKMRICQPYGDDQRQSLAYYHQIEPDTWNKVVRRVHGVNFGAYYGKTAVLGRIKVVLPEGLTWKRYTYILLQSMPEITRNHYAAKIKTFLRWWENNGFSFELVPDQGNLKLENSGKLPSWRRICKCIIKNDWWCRSLGFTQTKKTYETLYAKR
- a CDS encoding putative quinol monooxygenase, yielding MKTRIPFKLAVFVLLLGFSIQLFPKTKKSSIMTNTKKETIGLLVIMKSKAGKAEAVKDFLLSGLPLVLQEPETISWFAFQIDENTFGIYDTFEMEAGRQAHLKGEVAKALLANAYSLLENFDVNVDIKPINMIASNHKSGIQNKGLLVIMNAKAGNSEAVEHFLNAGKQLVDDEPETLSWYAFKLDDTRYAIFDTFAEDSGRDAHLKGKVAAALMENAPIILKDFEATAIQKIDILASK
- a CDS encoding ParB N-terminal domain-containing protein; protein product: MDKNIKQDILDILKKSQSISKEGKSILINQISEIFDQYKEPVSKLLWVPINTILPNSYNPNKMATPEKHLLLRSMLDHGITLPLIVSTKEQQHYRLIDGYHRWKLIKKSKVLQNRLDHKVPVVILDLPKTEQIVATIRHNRARGKHQIGEISEVVKTLSINEWAPSKIMEALGMDADEVLRLKQFNGLGELFKDDDYSQSWH